A genomic window from Oceanobacillus timonensis includes:
- a CDS encoding FadR/GntR family transcriptional regulator has protein sequence MEYKRIKTEKIYEQVADSLINMIKDGKLKSGDKLDSVEQLAKSFGVGRSAIREALSGLRSMGLIEMHQGEGTYVKAFDAERFTLPVSTAFLMKQNDVKELYQVRKILEVGTAAYAAESHTGKDLEKMEQALQMMIDAKGNEQLAEQADADFHMAVAQATQMNLLIHLMGSVSELMSETIRETRRVLLYTKDRSHILYDEHERIYQAIKNRQTNEAREKMYEHLENVEQLLFQELDKK, from the coding sequence ATGGAGTATAAGCGTATAAAAACTGAAAAAATATATGAACAAGTCGCAGATTCATTGATCAATATGATTAAAGATGGAAAATTGAAGTCAGGCGATAAGCTGGATTCTGTAGAACAGCTGGCCAAAAGTTTTGGAGTGGGGCGTTCTGCAATTAGGGAGGCGCTCAGCGGACTCCGCTCGATGGGGTTAATCGAAATGCATCAAGGTGAGGGGACGTATGTAAAAGCATTTGATGCGGAGCGTTTTACTTTACCTGTCAGCACGGCCTTTTTGATGAAGCAGAATGATGTGAAAGAATTGTATCAGGTCCGTAAAATTTTAGAAGTTGGCACTGCCGCATATGCTGCAGAGAGCCATACAGGCAAGGACCTGGAAAAAATGGAACAGGCGCTACAGATGATGATAGATGCAAAAGGAAATGAACAGCTTGCCGAGCAGGCGGATGCTGATTTTCATATGGCTGTAGCGCAGGCAACGCAAATGAATTTACTGATTCATTTAATGGGGAGTGTTTCCGAATTAATGTCCGAAACGATTCGTGAAACACGACGGGTTTTATTGTACACAAAAGACCGGTCACATATTTTATATGATGAGCATGAACGTATCTATCAAGCAATCAAAAATAGACAAACCAATGAAGCCAGAGAAAAAATGTATGAGCATTTAGAAAATGTAGAACAACTGCTATTTCAAGAACTTGATAAGAAGTAA
- a CDS encoding LutC/YkgG family protein, protein MAIQNRDSFLSNLAANLGRPQKREGVSRPEYSVQPQYEVFKDYSTEALIEVLKEHCKVIHTDFVRTDKRNLQDALKKIVDGYEATSIIASNDKRNPEYGLDKAYETFAKEADVHIWDASLGKENQVIAERTDVGISFSDITLAESGTVALMTNKDNGRSISLMPTCYIAIIPKETIVPRMTQAAEKIHQENEKGVVPPSSVCFVTGPSNSADIEMNLIVGVHGPVKVTYVVVDD, encoded by the coding sequence ATGGCTATTCAAAATCGAGACTCCTTCCTGAGCAACCTTGCAGCAAATTTGGGCCGACCGCAAAAAAGAGAAGGCGTGAGCCGACCAGAATACAGTGTTCAACCGCAATATGAGGTTTTTAAAGATTATTCTACGGAAGCACTTATTGAAGTGCTTAAAGAGCATTGTAAAGTAATTCATACCGATTTTGTCCGAACAGACAAAAGGAATTTGCAGGATGCATTGAAGAAAATAGTAGATGGCTATGAGGCAACGTCTATTATCGCGTCGAATGATAAGCGTAATCCGGAGTATGGACTGGATAAAGCTTATGAAACTTTTGCGAAAGAGGCAGATGTACACATATGGGATGCAAGTCTTGGCAAAGAAAACCAAGTGATTGCCGAAAGAACAGACGTCGGTATTTCCTTTAGTGATATCACGCTTGCGGAATCAGGAACAGTTGCATTGATGACTAATAAAGATAATGGGCGCTCCATCAGCTTAATGCCGACATGTTATATTGCCATTATTCCGAAAGAAACCATCGTTCCAAGGATGACACAGGCGGCAGAGAAGATTCATCAAGAGAATGAAAAGGGCGTTGTTCCTCCTTCCAGTGTTTGTTTTGTAACCGGACCGAGTAATAGTGCAGATATTGAAATGAATCTGATTGTTGGTGTGCATGGGCCGGTAAAAGTAACCTATGTTGTGGTGGATGATTAA
- a CDS encoding cupin domain-containing protein, whose protein sequence is MNPNAHQGNPHDEQTAAIVAETLQREVSLLPLYFQTVEPLRHDASAQGLVYAVQSKNQIAAGLERTYQYLTGQQLDIRQSEPAQEKNASIEWMYEQALQGYEENYRKSEQVNEPYSKQLLYQLAMADYQIANSLAGFLEVHQAYPMSSRVTDHGGNPFIIDIENAAENNTNYRTALWTGEHLQVTLMSIPVGSDIGLEMHPDTDQFLRVEEGEGTVQMGNRQDNLTIQQHVEEDSAIMVPAGTWHNITNTGDEALKLYTVYAPPHHPFGTVERTKEAAMQAEG, encoded by the coding sequence ATGAATCCAAATGCACATCAAGGAAATCCGCACGATGAACAAACAGCTGCTATCGTAGCGGAAACATTGCAGCGAGAGGTATCGTTGCTCCCGCTATATTTTCAAACAGTGGAGCCATTAAGGCATGACGCATCTGCACAAGGACTTGTATACGCTGTGCAATCCAAAAATCAAATAGCTGCAGGTCTGGAGCGGACTTATCAATATCTTACCGGCCAGCAGCTGGATATAAGACAATCAGAGCCTGCACAAGAGAAAAATGCCAGTATCGAATGGATGTATGAGCAAGCCCTTCAAGGCTATGAGGAAAACTATCGTAAGAGTGAGCAAGTCAATGAACCTTATTCCAAACAGCTGCTTTATCAGCTGGCGATGGCAGATTACCAAATTGCCAACTCTTTAGCAGGGTTTCTAGAAGTGCATCAAGCATATCCAATGTCTTCCCGTGTTACCGATCATGGAGGAAATCCGTTCATTATTGATATTGAAAATGCTGCAGAAAACAATACCAATTATCGAACTGCCTTGTGGACAGGAGAACATTTGCAGGTTACGTTAATGAGTATTCCGGTGGGAAGCGATATCGGCTTAGAGATGCATCCGGATACGGATCAATTTTTACGTGTTGAAGAAGGGGAAGGGACGGTACAAATGGGGAATCGGCAGGATAATCTGACGATTCAGCAGCATGTGGAAGAGGATAGTGCAATCATGGTTCCTGCTGGTACATGGCATAATATTACGAATACAGGGGATGAAGCTTTAAAATTGTATACGGTTTATGCACCGCCGCATCATCCGTTTGGGACGGTGGAAAGAACGAAAGAAGCAGCAATGCAGGCAGAAGGATAG
- a CDS encoding (Fe-S)-binding protein: MKVSLFITCVSDIVFADVGKNTVELLERLGCEVDFPAAQTCCGQPAYNSGYLSEAKKAMKQMIKAFKDSEYVVGPSGSCVGMLREYPNVFKGDPEWEQPAIALANKSYEVTQFIVDVLGVTDVGSTFEGKVTYHPSCHMTRILGVKDAPAKLLQNVKGIDFVELPIKEDCCGFGGTFAVKNADISEEMVKEKSQHVSETGAEYLVGGDMGCLMNIGGRMRREGKDVKVMHITEILNTHANEQGGVTV; encoded by the coding sequence ATGAAAGTATCTTTGTTCATAACATGTGTCAGTGATATTGTTTTTGCAGATGTTGGTAAAAATACCGTGGAATTATTAGAGCGTCTAGGCTGCGAAGTAGATTTTCCAGCAGCACAAACTTGCTGTGGACAACCTGCGTATAACAGCGGTTATTTAAGTGAAGCGAAAAAAGCGATGAAACAGATGATAAAGGCCTTTAAAGATTCGGAGTATGTGGTTGGACCATCCGGTTCTTGCGTTGGCATGCTTCGAGAATATCCAAATGTATTCAAAGGAGATCCGGAATGGGAGCAGCCAGCGATAGCGTTAGCTAATAAATCGTACGAGGTGACGCAGTTTATTGTGGATGTCTTAGGTGTAACGGATGTCGGTTCTACATTTGAGGGAAAAGTGACTTATCATCCTTCCTGTCATATGACTCGTATCTTAGGCGTGAAGGACGCACCAGCTAAGCTGCTTCAAAACGTGAAAGGAATTGACTTTGTAGAACTGCCGATTAAAGAAGACTGTTGTGGGTTTGGCGGTACATTTGCAGTGAAAAACGCAGATATATCAGAGGAAATGGTGAAAGAAAAGTCGCAGCATGTATCGGAAACAGGAGCAGAGTACCTTGTCGGCGGTGATATGGGGTGCTTAATGAATATCGGCGGTCGTATGCGCAGAGAAGGGAAAGACGTGAAAGTCATGCATATCACGGAAATTTTAAATACACATGCCAACGAACAGGGAGGCGTAACAGTATGA
- a CDS encoding LutB/LldF family L-lactate oxidation iron-sulfur protein: protein MSIKISETPYKERIDQGIDNDFMRQAVSSAQGRFRDGRLTQAEELGNWEDWRQLGSEIRSHTLENIDYYLYQLSEEVEKRGGNVFFAETAEEANEYIESVVKKKEAKKVVKTKSMVTEEIGLNQTLEQTGAEVVESDLGEWILQLDEDPPSHIVTPALHKNRQQIQDTFRGKKGYEQSDTPEELASFAREQLRQDFLSADVGITGCNFAIAESGSVTLVTNEGNAEMVTSLPDTQISVMGMERLVPTWEDMEVLVSLLTRAAVGQKLTSYITTITGARLEEEIDGPDDYHLVIVDNGRSKILGTEFQSALHCIRCAACINVCPVYRHVGGHAYNSIYPGPIGAVLTPLLDGYEDHKELPYASSLCAACTEACPVKIPLHEQLIRHREIIVEEEKKSPVSEKIMMKGFAQWASNPAAYKLSTKVARTALKPWTKAEYVEHGPGPLKGWTDSRDFPAPGKQSFRSWWNQRQKGGEA, encoded by the coding sequence ATGAGCATAAAAATTAGTGAAACTCCTTATAAGGAACGAATTGATCAAGGGATTGACAACGATTTTATGCGACAAGCCGTTTCCTCTGCACAGGGAAGGTTCCGGGATGGACGTTTAACCCAGGCGGAAGAGCTGGGCAATTGGGAAGATTGGCGCCAGCTCGGTTCGGAAATCCGCTCTCATACATTGGAAAACATTGATTACTATTTATATCAGCTCAGCGAAGAAGTAGAAAAACGCGGCGGGAATGTCTTTTTTGCAGAGACGGCAGAAGAAGCGAATGAATACATTGAGAGTGTAGTGAAAAAGAAAGAAGCGAAAAAGGTAGTTAAAACAAAATCGATGGTTACGGAGGAAATTGGTTTAAATCAAACATTAGAACAAACAGGTGCAGAGGTGGTGGAATCGGATTTAGGAGAATGGATTCTGCAATTGGATGAGGATCCGCCATCCCATATCGTAACCCCTGCCCTGCATAAAAACAGGCAGCAAATTCAAGATACTTTCCGGGGTAAGAAAGGCTATGAGCAATCAGATACACCGGAAGAATTAGCTTCATTTGCCAGAGAACAGCTGCGGCAGGATTTCTTATCCGCGGATGTAGGCATTACCGGCTGTAATTTTGCTATTGCTGAATCCGGTTCCGTGACACTCGTGACGAATGAAGGGAACGCGGAAATGGTGACTTCTTTACCGGATACGCAAATCAGCGTGATGGGAATGGAAAGGCTGGTGCCAACCTGGGAGGATATGGAAGTGTTAGTCAGTTTACTGACGAGAGCGGCTGTCGGCCAAAAGCTGACCAGTTATATTACAACCATCACAGGTGCACGGCTGGAAGAGGAAATTGATGGGCCGGACGATTATCATCTGGTTATTGTTGATAATGGCCGTTCTAAAATTTTAGGAACGGAATTTCAATCGGCGCTTCATTGTATACGCTGTGCAGCTTGTATTAATGTATGTCCTGTGTATCGTCATGTCGGCGGACATGCATATAACTCTATTTATCCGGGGCCGATTGGCGCTGTATTAACGCCGCTTTTGGATGGCTATGAGGATCATAAAGAATTGCCATATGCCTCCTCTTTATGTGCGGCTTGTACGGAAGCATGTCCGGTGAAAATCCCATTACATGAACAATTAATCCGGCATCGTGAAATTATTGTAGAAGAAGAGAAAAAATCTCCTGTTTCCGAAAAAATCATGATGAAAGGCTTTGCGCAATGGGCATCCAATCCAGCAGCGTATAAATTAAGTACGAAAGTCGCAAGAACGGCATTAAAGCCATGGACAAAAGCGGAATATGTAGAACATGGTCCAGGGCCGTTAAAAGGATGGACAGATTCCCGCGACTTCCCGGCACCAGGAAAGCAATCTTTCCGCAGCTGGTGGAACCAACGTCAAAAAGGAGGAGAAGCATAA
- a CDS encoding Gfo/Idh/MocA family protein, translating into MIVGIIGCGSITRFRHAPEYTANPSIEEIVFYDRNTERAKEMVRLFGGRTASSLEALLQDATIDAISDCSSNEAHYFHTIKALEAGKHVLCEKPIATTVKQAEEMVLTAKKAKKLFMVDHNQRLTKAHQKARDILQVKELGDILSFQTTFGHSGPEDWGATKSNATWFFKKDRSHFGAAGDLGIHKLDLLFYLLDDEITDIHSYTATLDKTDENNRPIEVNDNVVCILKTEKGSIGTATFSWTYYGEENNSTTIYCQKGIIKIYHNKEYPLIIEKKNGEKVYYALEAIQTNTNQTNSGIIDAFIHCIQTNEKPIVSGEDALKSLRLLEAIIQKKKM; encoded by the coding sequence ATGATTGTAGGGATTATTGGTTGCGGATCGATTACACGTTTCCGGCATGCTCCAGAATATACAGCAAATCCATCTATTGAAGAGATTGTTTTCTATGACAGAAATACCGAACGTGCAAAAGAAATGGTTCGATTATTCGGTGGAAGAACTGCTTCGTCCCTGGAGGCATTACTTCAAGACGCAACCATTGATGCCATCAGTGACTGCTCTTCGAATGAAGCACATTATTTTCATACCATAAAAGCTCTAGAAGCCGGCAAGCACGTTCTTTGTGAGAAACCGATTGCTACTACCGTTAAACAGGCAGAAGAAATGGTACTTACAGCGAAAAAGGCAAAAAAGCTGTTCATGGTTGACCACAATCAACGTTTGACAAAAGCGCATCAAAAAGCACGTGACATCCTTCAAGTAAAAGAGCTTGGTGATATTTTATCCTTTCAAACCACTTTTGGACATAGTGGTCCGGAAGATTGGGGAGCGACGAAATCAAATGCAACCTGGTTTTTTAAAAAAGACCGTTCTCATTTCGGAGCAGCAGGCGATTTAGGTATTCATAAACTGGATTTGCTCTTTTATCTGCTGGATGACGAGATAACCGACATTCATTCCTATACAGCCACCTTAGATAAAACAGATGAAAACAATCGTCCCATTGAAGTAAATGACAATGTTGTCTGTATTTTAAAAACAGAGAAAGGTAGTATTGGCACTGCCACTTTCTCTTGGACTTATTACGGCGAAGAAAATAACTCTACTACCATTTACTGCCAGAAAGGAATCATAAAGATATACCACAATAAGGAGTACCCGCTCATTATTGAAAAGAAGAATGGCGAAAAAGTCTATTATGCTTTAGAAGCGATTCAAACCAACACAAATCAAACAAACTCAGGAATCATCGATGCCTTTATCCATTGTATTCAAACAAATGAAAAACCTATTGTCAGCGGAGAAGATGCATTAAAGTCCTTACGACTGCTGGAGGCAATTATCCAGAAAAAGAAGATGTAA
- a CDS encoding LacI family DNA-binding transcriptional regulator: MANIQEVAKQAGVSIATVSRVLNNTCNVSEKTRYKVEKAIQELNYAPSMLGRNLRNSESRLLLVLIHTFSNPYYTEIINGIEDYAIENNYHILLCETDGNLQREDIFLNMIRNKLADGMISMNPTMHVNKLKELSMSHPIVLCSDYYEDANIPYIAIDNTTAAYRAVKYLITMGNKKIGLINFNEDLLYAKQRRIGFEKALNEFQLPICNAWIHHSEGLTFQDGVETMRRMLRSKDRPTAIFAISDTLAIGAIKELHAHGIKVPEEMAIIGFDNIAFSSMTTPTLTTVSQPTYQMGYRSAKMVIDRIQGTTVENIIMDYELIIRESTLG, translated from the coding sequence ATGGCGAATATACAGGAAGTTGCAAAACAGGCAGGAGTTTCTATTGCCACCGTTTCACGCGTTTTAAATAACACATGCAATGTTTCCGAAAAAACACGTTACAAAGTAGAAAAAGCTATCCAAGAATTAAATTATGCTCCCAGTATGCTGGGAAGAAACTTACGAAACTCGGAAAGTCGATTACTTCTCGTTCTTATTCACACCTTTTCTAATCCTTACTATACCGAAATCATTAACGGTATTGAAGATTATGCCATTGAGAACAACTATCATATTCTGCTTTGCGAAACAGATGGTAATTTACAGCGCGAAGACATATTCCTCAATATGATTCGTAATAAGTTGGCAGACGGGATGATTTCCATGAATCCTACCATGCATGTCAATAAACTGAAGGAACTATCAATGTCCCATCCCATCGTGCTTTGCAGTGACTATTACGAAGATGCAAACATCCCTTATATTGCAATTGATAATACTACTGCTGCTTATCGGGCAGTAAAATATCTAATTACCATGGGAAATAAAAAAATTGGCTTGATTAATTTTAATGAAGACCTGCTCTATGCAAAACAGCGGCGAATTGGCTTTGAAAAGGCATTAAATGAATTTCAATTACCCATCTGTAATGCATGGATTCACCATAGTGAAGGATTGACTTTTCAGGACGGTGTAGAAACAATGCGGCGCATGCTGCGTTCGAAGGATCGTCCTACTGCTATATTTGCCATTTCAGATACATTAGCGATTGGAGCCATCAAAGAATTGCACGCCCATGGAATAAAAGTTCCGGAAGAAATGGCCATTATTGGATTTGACAATATTGCTTTTTCCAGCATGACAACACCTACATTGACAACCGTTTCGCAGCCAACGTATCAAATGGGCTACCGTTCAGCAAAAATGGTCATTGACCGTATTCAAGGGACGACCGTTGAAAATATCATCATGGATTATGAGCTAATTATTCGAGAATCGACACTGGGATAG
- a CDS encoding flagellar brake protein has protein sequence MKEKEYTGFWDGQLFEIINAEGKKYFTQLIRNESELIIQRPVNKQNVSMLIENGMPVTVYFYEDEKGLHKFDAIIHRQQNGKTSITKPDKEAIQVVQRRQFFRVKAMEDMQLTLPPAEASDEHSEENENETITVTTHDISGGGVAFLTRSQLVEFGDKVTGTLYLKTRKESQMVAFRGKIVNVMKQPNGMFKNAIEFIEMREGTRSKIIQFCISKQIEVRNKLKG, from the coding sequence ATGAAGGAAAAAGAATACACGGGGTTTTGGGATGGTCAATTATTTGAAATTATCAATGCTGAGGGGAAAAAATATTTCACACAACTGATTCGAAACGAGTCTGAATTAATCATTCAACGACCTGTAAATAAACAAAATGTATCCATGCTTATTGAAAATGGCATGCCTGTGACGGTATATTTTTATGAAGATGAAAAAGGGTTACATAAATTTGACGCTATCATCCATCGTCAACAAAATGGAAAGACTTCTATAACGAAGCCTGACAAGGAAGCAATACAAGTTGTGCAGCGAAGACAGTTTTTCCGGGTGAAAGCGATGGAAGACATGCAGCTGACGTTGCCTCCTGCTGAAGCGTCGGATGAGCATTCCGAGGAAAATGAAAACGAAACAATCACCGTTACAACGCATGATATAAGCGGCGGTGGGGTTGCCTTCCTTACACGTTCTCAATTAGTGGAATTTGGCGATAAGGTTACAGGAACATTATATTTGAAAACAAGAAAGGAATCGCAAATGGTTGCATTTCGTGGTAAAATTGTAAATGTTATGAAACAACCCAATGGTATGTTTAAAAATGCTATCGAGTTTATAGAAATGAGAGAAGGAACACGATCAAAGATTATCCAATTTTGTATTTCCAAACAAATAGAAGTGCGTAATAAATTAAAAGGGTAG
- a CDS encoding class I SAM-dependent methyltransferase, producing the protein MKQNKYDERHFFQAYADMDRSKKGLEGAGEWHILKEMLPSFQGKHVLDVGCGFGWHCRYAREQGAASVTGTDISERMLARAEELTDDSGILYVQQAIEDMDFPEASFDVVISSLAFHYIESLSDVFQKIHRVLKPGGSFVFSAEHPIFTARKEQDWIYDQSGEPVYWPVDDYQIEGKREASFLDETVVKYHRPVSVFMNDLIRAGFDILRVEESVPSEEMLQQIPEMKHEWRRPMFLMIAAEKKAF; encoded by the coding sequence TTGAAACAGAATAAATATGATGAGCGCCATTTTTTTCAAGCATATGCTGACATGGACCGTTCTAAGAAAGGGTTGGAAGGTGCTGGAGAATGGCATATATTAAAAGAGATGCTCCCGAGTTTTCAAGGAAAGCATGTCTTAGATGTAGGCTGCGGATTTGGATGGCATTGCCGATATGCGAGGGAACAGGGAGCAGCATCTGTGACAGGGACCGATATATCGGAACGAATGCTTGCCCGTGCGGAAGAATTAACCGATGATTCTGGTATTTTGTATGTACAGCAAGCAATCGAGGATATGGATTTTCCGGAAGCATCATTTGATGTTGTAATCAGTTCGCTTGCATTTCATTATATCGAATCATTATCCGATGTATTTCAAAAGATTCATCGAGTTTTGAAGCCTGGGGGGAGTTTTGTTTTCTCTGCAGAGCATCCGATTTTTACAGCAAGAAAAGAACAAGATTGGATTTATGACCAATCAGGAGAACCTGTTTATTGGCCGGTGGATGATTATCAGATCGAGGGAAAAAGGGAAGCTTCCTTTTTAGATGAAACAGTGGTAAAGTATCATCGTCCTGTGTCGGTATTTATGAATGATTTAATCCGGGCAGGGTTTGATATTTTACGAGTAGAGGAATCCGTGCCATCCGAAGAAATGCTTCAACAGATACCGGAAATGAAGCATGAATGGCGCAGACCGATGTTTTTAATGATTGCAGCAGAGAAGAAAGCTTTTTAA
- a CDS encoding L-lactate permease, with product MYLFLALVAIIAPFMFLVLLRMSAMKGMSLSAVIVIAVAMIFWGMESNVILSSVFQGAHKTLTILWILFGALVLLNTLRKTGAVDRINQGFQSISEDMRVQVIIVAFLFGGVIEGAAGFGTPAMVTAPLMVALGFRPVVAATLALIADSAQVAFGAVGTPLAVGLSNIPGADAAFFNAVGVRITSLDVFAGTFIPFILIVIMTLFFGENRGFKYALPMLPWTLLIGVTYTLSALFYAVVFGQEFISILASLTGLVVATVTAKKGWLLPKTAWKEAMRLGFKVKTDEHTMRIGSAWMPYVIVVALLLMTRIIPWLQEFTQTAIDFTWTTIFGVEGVDSDWEFLHSPGTILVIAAIISVFIHRKSIGTFFSASKDSLATMQTTAISLVATLAMVHVFTNSGINTEELVSMPQYIAESMAEHLGFIWMFVAPFLGELGSFITGSATVSTLTFSPIQYSVANQLGLDVNTVMAAQAMGAGAGNMICVHNVVAASAVVGLSGKEGDIIRKTLIPAIFYGLAIGVVGFIAIAFFV from the coding sequence TTGTACTTGTTTTTGGCATTAGTTGCAATTATTGCACCGTTTATGTTTTTAGTTCTTTTACGCATGTCGGCGATGAAAGGAATGTCATTAAGTGCAGTAATTGTCATTGCCGTAGCGATGATTTTTTGGGGGATGGAAAGCAATGTTATTTTATCGTCCGTTTTTCAAGGGGCGCATAAAACATTAACGATTTTATGGATTTTGTTTGGGGCACTCGTATTACTTAATACACTCCGTAAAACCGGGGCAGTTGATCGAATTAATCAAGGTTTTCAGAGTATTTCAGAAGATATGCGTGTACAGGTAATTATCGTTGCCTTTTTGTTTGGCGGAGTCATTGAAGGAGCAGCTGGTTTTGGGACACCGGCAATGGTAACAGCGCCATTAATGGTGGCTTTGGGTTTCCGGCCGGTTGTTGCAGCAACATTGGCTTTGATTGCTGACAGTGCACAGGTAGCTTTTGGAGCTGTTGGTACACCGTTAGCAGTAGGGCTAAGTAACATACCGGGTGCTGATGCTGCTTTTTTTAATGCAGTCGGTGTACGGATAACATCATTAGATGTTTTTGCAGGGACATTTATACCTTTTATTCTCATTGTTATCATGACCTTATTTTTTGGAGAAAACAGAGGGTTTAAATATGCGCTGCCAATGCTTCCGTGGACGCTTCTGATTGGAGTAACCTATACCTTATCTGCACTGTTTTATGCAGTGGTATTTGGACAGGAATTTATATCTATTCTAGCTTCGTTAACAGGGCTGGTAGTGGCAACCGTTACAGCCAAAAAAGGCTGGCTGCTTCCAAAAACAGCATGGAAAGAAGCGATGCGCCTCGGCTTTAAGGTGAAGACAGATGAGCATACGATGCGTATTGGATCAGCTTGGATGCCTTATGTTATTGTGGTTGCCTTGTTATTAATGACGAGAATTATCCCTTGGCTGCAAGAATTTACACAGACTGCCATTGATTTTACCTGGACAACGATTTTTGGTGTGGAGGGTGTGGATTCCGATTGGGAGTTTTTGCATTCACCGGGAACCATTTTAGTCATTGCAGCAATTATATCGGTATTTATCCATCGCAAATCGATTGGTACTTTTTTCAGTGCATCGAAGGATTCGCTAGCAACGATGCAGACAACTGCGATTTCTTTAGTAGCTACTTTAGCGATGGTACATGTTTTTACAAATTCAGGAATCAATACAGAAGAATTGGTCAGTATGCCGCAGTATATTGCTGAGAGTATGGCAGAACATTTAGGATTCATATGGATGTTTGTAGCTCCATTTTTAGGTGAATTGGGTTCTTTTATTACGGGAAGTGCGACTGTATCTACGTTAACTTTTTCACCAATTCAATACAGTGTGGCAAATCAATTAGGTTTAGATGTTAATACCGTGATGGCTGCTCAAGCAATGGGGGCTGGCGCTGGAAATATGATTTGCGTGCATAATGTCGTTGCAGCAAGCGCTGTCGTAGGTTTAAGCGGTAAAGAAGGAGATATTATCCGAAAAACGCTGATTCCGGCCATTTTCTATGGACTGGCGATAGGCGTTGTTGGGTTTATTGCCATTGCATTTTTTGTCTGA
- a CDS encoding GNAT family N-acetyltransferase, with protein MSLKVGSINQELDVYIAQKEDMKAILRLLKGVTTWLKKSRLKQWEFLDQDEEDPEVRQSVEDGSTFVVKEGDEIIATFTLNEMQTPWDKNIWGQSSEDAFYMHRLSVDYDHIGRGLGKPIVEWMEAYTKTQGMRRIRLDCVESNTKLNQIYRGFGYDYKGTNHEHCRYEKIL; from the coding sequence ATGTCGTTAAAAGTAGGATCAATTAATCAGGAGTTAGATGTCTATATTGCACAAAAGGAAGATATGAAAGCCATACTCCGCTTGTTAAAAGGTGTGACAACATGGTTGAAGAAAAGCCGGCTGAAGCAATGGGAATTTCTAGATCAGGATGAGGAAGATCCGGAAGTAAGACAGTCCGTTGAAGACGGGTCTACTTTTGTTGTGAAAGAAGGCGACGAGATAATTGCCACATTCACCTTAAATGAAATGCAGACCCCTTGGGATAAAAACATTTGGGGCCAATCCAGCGAGGATGCTTTTTATATGCATCGTCTGTCTGTGGATTATGATCACATCGGACGAGGATTGGGAAAACCGATTGTCGAGTGGATGGAAGCTTATACAAAAACACAAGGGATGCGCCGTATCCGATTGGATTGTGTAGAAAGCAATACTAAGCTGAATCAAATATATAGAGGCTTCGGTTACGATTATAAAGGCACAAATCATGAACATTGCAGATACGAAAAGATTTTATGA